One Plectropomus leopardus isolate mb unplaced genomic scaffold, YSFRI_Pleo_2.0 unplaced_scaffold57, whole genome shotgun sequence DNA window includes the following coding sequences:
- the LOC121939706 gene encoding urotensin-2 receptor-like, whose translation MELSGSLPPPSPYTFPIIPNFSAPSSSPSVSPSPSVASTALFCSFLSLLSLLGITGNLYTLGLLLRRRRSRRRRAGPTCCLMTVPVPSCLANSSSPSSSPISSSSPSSSLYLQVLSLALADLLYLFTAPFIVYDSLASGWAFGELGCRLLLSLDLLTMHASIFTLTIMSLDRYRAVAHPLHTSSSNSSGLLRVGLAWGLAVALSLPMMITLHLEDGENQEGQLCVPAWDEQSSKAYLSVLFCTSILGPGLAIGALYATLGRLYWVSQTRPAWASGSSTAPRAPKPKVLLLILGIVLAFWACFLPFWIWQLLPLYQPDLLRTVPVGTQVTVNRILTGLTYGNSCVNPFFYTLLTGKRKRSRQTLTSANQLSRKSSPLQ comes from the coding sequence ATGGAGCTCTCAGGCTCTTTGCCCCCACCCTCCCCATACACCTTCCCTATCATCCCCAATttctctgctccctcctcctctccctccgtctctccgtCACCCAGCGTGGCGTCCACAGCTCTCTTCtgctccttcctctccctcctctccttgcTGGGCATCACAGGAAATCTGTACACTCTGGGCCTCCTCCTGAGGCGCAGGAGAAGCAGGAGAAGACGAGCAGGACCAACCTGCTGCCTAATGACAGTACCCGTACCATCCTGCCTCGCCaactcctcctccccttcctcctctcccatctcctcttcctccccctcctcctctctctaccTCCAGGTGCTGAGCCTCGCTCTCGCTGATCTGCTCTACCTTTTCACCGCCCCCTTCATCGTGTACGATAGCCTGGCGTCCGGCTGGGCCTTCGGTGAGCTCGGCTGCCGCCTCCTCCTGAGCCTCGACCTCCTCACCATGCACGCCTCTATCTTCACTCTCACCATCATGAGTCTGGACCGCTACCGAGCTGTGGCCCATCCTCTGCACACCTCCTCTTCTAACTCCTCTGGCCTGCTGCGAGTGGGCCTGGCCTGGGGCCTGGCTGTGGCTCTCAGTCTGCCCATGATGATCACGCTGCACCTGGAGGATGGGGAGAACCAGGAGGGCCAGCTGTGTGTGCCCGCGTGGGACGAGCAGAGCTCCAAAGCGTACCTGAGCGTGCTCTTCTGCACCAGCATTCTTGGTCCCGGGCTGGCCATCGGAGCACTTTATGCAACTCTCGGTCGCCTTTACTGGGTGTCTCAGACCAGGCCGGCTTGGGCCAGCGGGAGCAGCACTGCTCCCCGAGCCCCCAAACCCAAAGTCCTGCTCCTCATCCTGGGTATCGTCCTGGCCTTCTGGGCCTGCTTCCTCCCTTTTTGGATCTGGCAGCTGCTGCCTCTCTACCAGCCCGACCTGCTGCGGACAGTTCCAGTGGGGACGCAGGTGACAGTGAATCGTATCCTCACAGGACTGACATATGGAAACTCTTGCGTGAATCCGTTCTTTTACACACTATTGACTGGAAAACGAAAACGCAGCCGGCAGACGCTGACATCAGCAAATCAGCTCAGCCGCAAGAGCAGTCCGCTGCAGTAG